One genomic window of Glycine max cultivar Williams 82 chromosome 16, Glycine_max_v4.0, whole genome shotgun sequence includes the following:
- the LOC100782162 gene encoding probable 2-oxoglutarate-dependent dioxygenase SLC1 → MSPAMALNEQKGKDDIPKSQYQKGVKHLCEKGHLNAVPKKYILPVSERPTKSSVEHSNVVKQNLQLPIIDFSELLGSNRPQVLRSLANACQHYGFFQLVNHCISEDVVRRMIDVNGRFFDLPLEERAKYMTTDMRALIRCGTSFSQTKDTVLCWRDFLKLLCHPLPDLLLHWPASPVDIRKVVATNAEETKHLFLAVMEAILESLGIVEANQEEDDNILKEFENESQMMVASFYPPCPQPDLTLGMPPHSDYGFLTLLLQDEVEGLQIQHQDKWVTVQPIPNAFVVNVGDHLEIYSNGKYKSVLHTIVVNEIKSRVSVASLHSVSKTENLYTNDDAILCCVFPMSLKGETLTWYDGLPPRSIDNFDTLVERFSVQYATSWSHCMTSASLASLQQVDDESLHKFIDRFGHIVVQICKLNPKSMDELRERTKDYIQMEEMSRFRNKVRQKSDKQEGSTKYEPYKSDKRHKSNKCQLLLKRSRYGRYTPQMANHTTILKETFNLEVPIKLPLMKPPRSGLDAAKYYKYHCGIVITQKTVGP, encoded by the exons ATGTCTCCTGCAATGGCACTAAATGAGCAAAAGGGCAAGGATGATATCCCAAAAAGTCAATATCAGAAAGGAGTGAAACACTTGTGTGAGAAAGGTCATCTTAATGCGGTGCCTAAGAAGTACATACTTCCTGTTTCCGAAAGACCCACCAAGAGTAGTGTAGAGCATTCAAATGTTGTGAAGCAAAATCTTCAATTACCCATCATTGATTTTTCCGAATTGCTTGGTTCAAATAGGCCCCAAGTCCTTCGATCCCTAGCCAATGCTTGTCAACACTATGGATTTTTCCAG CTGGTAAATCATTGCATCTCGGAGGATGTTGTGAGGAGGATGATAGATGTGAATGGGAGGTTCTTCGATCTCCCTTTGGAGGAGAGAGCTAAGTACATGACAACTGATATGCGAGCACTGATTCGATGTGGGACCAGCTTCAGTCAAACCAAAGACACTGTATTGTGTTGGAGGGATTTCTTGAAACTCCTGTGCCATCCCTTACCAGATTTACTCCTCCATTGGCCTGCTTCACCAGTGGACATTCG gAAAGTGGTGGCCACCAATGCAGAAGAAACCAAACATTTGTTCCTGGCGGTGATGGAAGCCATCCTAGAGAGCTTAGGAATTGTGGAAGCCAACCAAGAAGAGGATGACAATATTCTCAAAGAGTTTGAAAATGAGAGCCAAATGATGGTGGCCAGTTTCTACCCACCATGCCCTCAACCAGACCTTACCCTTGGGATGCCCCCTCACTCCGACTATGGCTTCCTCACACTTCTCCTACAAGACGAGGTAGAAGGCTTGCAAATCCAACACCAAGACAAATGGGTCACCGTTCAACCGATTCCAAATGCCTTCGTTGTCAATGTCGGTGATCACTTAGAG atatatagcAACGGAAAATACAAGAGCGTATTGCATACAATTGTGGTGAATGAAATTAAGAGTAGGGTGTCGGTGGCTTCGCTGCATAgcgtttctaagacg GAAAATCTATACACCAATGACGATGCTATCTTGTGTTGTGTCTTCCCCATGTCCCTCAAAGGGGAGACATTGACTTGGTACGATGGACTCCCTCCAAGGTCCATCGACAACTTTGACACTCTTGTCGAGCGTTTTAGTGTGCAATATGCAACCAGCTGGTCTCATTGTATGACATCTGCCTCACTGGCCAGTTTGCAACAAGTAGATGATGAATCTCTCCACAAATTCATTGATAGATTTGGACACATTGTTGTCCAGATCTGCAAGCTCAATCCAAAG AGCATGGACGAGTTGCGCGAACGAACCAAAGACTACATCCAGATGGAAGAAATGTCCAGATTCAGGAACAAAGTCAGACAAAAGAGCGACAAGCAAGAAGGAAGCACCAAGTACGAACCATACAAGTCGGACAAGAGGCACAAGTCGAACAAGTGCCAACTTCTCCTAAAAAGGTCAAGGTATGGGCGTTACACACCCCAGATGGCCAATCACACTACAATCCTTAAGGAGACTTTCAACTTGGAGGTACCCATCAAGCTACCTTTGATGAAACCTCCCAGGTCGGGGTTAGATGCGGCTAAATACTACAAATACCATTGCGGTATCGTTATAACACAAAAGACTGTTGGGCCCTAA